From Brassica oleracea var. oleracea cultivar TO1000 chromosome C3, BOL, whole genome shotgun sequence, a single genomic window includes:
- the LOC106332752 gene encoding uncharacterized RNA-binding protein C25G10.01 produces MALSHITSLSTLQSPFHKLQFVGVSQNRGELIIPTEKNSRYHLVSLCHTARRNRRTISCVAGEVSSTPSTTISSIFVKGLADSVTEGRLKKVFSQFGQVSHVKIIVNERTRQSLGYGYVWFNKKEDAQLAVEAMNGKFFDGRFILVKFGQPGLSRRRRPNSDFLFVNK; encoded by the exons ATGGCACTGTCTCACATTACCTCACTCTCAACTCTACAGTCTCCGTTCCACAAACTTCAATTCGTCGGAGTATCTCAAAATCGGGGAGAACTTATAATCCCGACGGAGAAAAATTCAAGATATCATTTGGTTTCGTTATGTCATACGGCGAGAAGAAATCGGCGGACCATCAGCTGCGTCGCCGGAGAAGTATCTTCAACTCCCTCTACTACTATCTCGTCGATATTCGTGAAGG GGCTTGCGGATTCAGTGACTGAAGGGCGTTTGAAGAAGGTCTTCTCGCAGTTTGGACAAGTTAGCCATG TAAAAATCATTGTGAACGAAAGAACTCGGCAGTCTCTAGGATATGGCTATGTCTGGTTTAACAAAAAAGAGGATGCACAGTTGGCTGTTGAAGCTATGAACGGAAAG TTCTTTGATGGCAGGTTTATACTTGTTAAATTCGGCCAGCCTGGATTGTCCCGTCGCCGGAGACCAAATTCCGATTTTCTTTTTGTAAATAAATAA
- the LOC106331631 gene encoding UPF0613 protein PB24D3.06c-like, giving the protein MSLSMSSSSSAAAAASTPKSSSSPAAASSTTSWFSGIVRGRGDKPNPAKLSKSASATGIGSGDYGGPIKGKNQFRGVLFKYGPRSIQVAFKTGEYKQQVIFIGGLTDGLLATDYLEPLAIALDKEKWSLVQLLMSSSYSGFGTSSLKQDAQEIDQLISYLINKENSEGVVLLGHSTGCQDIVYYMGTNAACSRAVRAAILQAPVSDREYKATLPETPAMIDLAANMIKEGRAEELMPREADPSAPISAYRYHSLCAYMGDDDMFSSDLSDDQLKTRLGHMANTPCQVIFSMGDEYVPDYVDKKALVNRLSKAMGGAEKVEVEHGNHSLSNRVHEAVQAIMSFVKREGPSGWDDPWS; this is encoded by the exons ATGTCTCTCTCCATGTCCTCCTCCTCTTCCGCTGCTGCGGCCGCGTCGACACCGAAGTCTTCGTCTTCTCCGGCGGCCGCTTCGTCGACCACGTCCTGGTTCTCCGGAATCGTTCGCGGCCGCGGCGACAAACCCAACCCCGCGAAGCTATCGAAAAGCGCGTCCGCGACGGGAATCGGAAGCGGGGATTACGGTGGACCCATCAAAGGGAAGAACCAATTTCGCGGAGTTTTGTTCAAATACGGTCCCAGATCAATTCAG GTGGCTTTTAAGACTGGGGAGTATAAGCAACAAGTGATATTTATCGGTGGATTAACCGATGGGCTTTTAGCTACTGA TTACTTGGAACCACTTGCAATTGCTTTGGACAAAGAGAAATGGTCACTTGTTCAACTACTCATGTCATCTTCTTATTCTGGATTCGGCACTTCCAGCTTGAAACAA GATGCACAAGAGATCGACCAACTTATAAGCTATCTCATCAACAAAGAGAACTCTGAAGGCGTTGTTCTGCTTGGTCATAGCACTGGCTGCCAG GACATTGTGTATTATATGGGAACAAATGCTGCATGCTCCCGAGCCGTCCGGGCTGCAATTTTGCAG GCCCCAGTCAGCGATAGAGAGTACAAAGCAACACTTCCTGAAACACCAGCTATGATAGACTTGGCTGCAAACATGATAAAAGAAGGCCGAGCAGAGGAGCTAATGCCTAGAGAAGCTGATCCTAGTGCTCCAATCTCTGCCTATAG ATACCACTCCCTCTGCGCTTACATGGGAGACGACGATATGTTTAGTTCTGACCTTAGTGATGATCAGTTGAAAACCAGACTTGGTCACATGGCTAACACACCTTGTCAG GTGATTTTCTCCATGGGTGATGAGTATGTACCGGATTATGTCGACAAAAAAGCTCTGGTTAATAG GTTGAGTAAAGCAATGGGAGGAGCAGAGAAAGTGGAGGTAGAGCATGGGAACCACTCGCTCTCCAATAGAGTTCATGAAGCTGTTCAAGCCATTATGAGTTTTGTCAAAAGAGAAGGACCCAGTGGTTGGGATGATCCTTGGAGCTAA
- the LOC106331802 gene encoding TVP38/TMEM64 family membrane protein slr0305-like: protein MALTWGSALRISVLLILVAAIVLAFYFLPVEQLLRDFLLWVEQDLGPWGPLALAVAYIPLTVLAVPASVLTIGGGYLFGLPIGFVADSVGATLGSGAAFLLGRTIGKPFVVAKLKDYPQFQSVALAIEKSGFKICLLLRLAPLLPFSMLNYLLSVTPITLGPYLLSSWLGMMPITLALVYVGTTLKDLSDVTHKWSELSFGHWASLILSLVVSVILMVCVTKVAQNALRKALAEHGGDMNGAVAASPELNDVADVPADLNEPLLIKIDSQSHQDHENQRAMKEAAG, encoded by the exons ATGGCGTTGACGTGGGGATCTGCTCTCCGGATCTCCGTTCTTCTGATCCTTGTAGCTGCAATTGTCTTAGCTTTCTATTTCCTCCCCGTCGAGCAG CTTTTGAGGGATTTTTTGTTATGGGTTGAACAAGATCTAGGGCCTTGGGGACCTCTTGCCCT AGCTGTCGCCTACATTCCTCTAACAGTTCTGGCTGTTCCTGCCTCTGTTCTAACG ATCGGTGGTGGCTACCTCTTTGGGCTGCCAATTGGTTTCGTGGCGGACTCGGTGGGAGCTACACTTGGCTCTGGAGCAGCATTTCTTCTAGGCCGTACG ATTGGAAAACCATTTGTAGTTGCAAAACTCAAGGACTATCCTCAGTTTCAATCAGTGGCTCTCGCTATTGAGAAATCCGGTTTCAAG ATTTGCTTGTTGCTCCGGCTTGCTCCTCTTCTCCCATTCAGCATGTTGAACTACCTCTTATCTGTAACTCCAATTACGCTGGGACCATACTTGCTTTCTTCTTGGTTAGGAATGATG CCAATAACGCTTGCGTTGGTGTATGTTGGAACAACTCTAAAAGACCTTTCTGATGTGACTCACAAGTGGAGCGAGTTATCTTTCGGTCACTGG GCATCCTTGATTCTGAGCCTTGTAGTATCCG TGATATTAATGGTGTGTGTTACTAAGGTGGCGCAGAACGCTCTAAGAAAAGCTTTAGCAGAACACGGAGGGGACATGAACGGAGCGGTTGCAGCCTCACCTGAGCTGAACGATGTGGCTGATGTTCCGGCTGATTTAAATGAGCCGCTCTTGATAAAGATAGACTCTCAATCACATCAGGACCATGAAAATCAGAGAGCCATGAAAGAAGCTGCTGGTTAG
- the LOC106335704 gene encoding basic 7S globulin 2-like produces MASSTSCLNLFVFSFLSVLLITKSQISGSVNGVVFPVTRDLSTGQYVAEIRLGDSYEPVNLVVDLSGTLLWFDCTSGHISTSRSLISGSSSGCLKAKAGNDRVSSRGDQNGDCELLVRNGVVGITARGELATDVLSYGSVASQGTVDLLFACAPPLLLRGLPSGAQGVMGLSKAQISLPSQLAAETNEPRRLTVYLSPSNGVVSTRSVEDVFGAAAARSLVYTPLSTTSSGGYLINVKSIRVNGFMLAVNGTLSAELSTLVPYTTMESSLYAVFADAYVKAAASNAKSVAPVAPFGLCFTSTSSSDFPAVDLALQSEMVRWRIQGENLLVDVGGGVQCLGIVDGGSNRVSPITMGGLQLEGFVLDFDLGNSVMGFGERTRSSLDSFRQEAL; encoded by the coding sequence ATGGCATCTTCTACTTCTTGTCTGAATCTCTTCGTCTTCTCCTTCCTCTCCGTTCTACTCATTACCAAATCACAGATCTCTGGTTCGGTCAACGGTGTCGTTTTCCCTGTTACTCGAGACCTATCAACAGGTCAATACGTCGCAGAGATTCGCCTTGGCGACTCGTATGAGCCGGTTAACCTCGTCGTTGATCTATCCGGTACGCTTCTATGGTTCGATTGCACCTCCGGACATATCTCCACGTCGCGAAGTCTGATCTCAGGAAGCTCAAGCGGCTGTCTGAAAGCCAAAGCTGGGAACGACAGAGTTTCATCGCGCGGAGACCAAAACGGTGATTGCGAGTTGCTTGTCCGAAACGGCGTCGTTGGGATTACGGCGAGAGGAGAGCTCGCAACAGACGTCTTATCATATGGATCTGTTGCTTCTCAGGGAACGGTTGATCTTCTCTTCGCCTGCGCTCCTCCGTTGCTGTTACGTGGACTCCCTAGTGGAGCCCAAGGAGTAATGGGCCTTTCCAAGGCCCAAATCTCTCTCCCTTCCCAACTCGCCGCGGAAACTAACGAACCCCGTCGTTTAACTGTTTATCTCTCGCCGTCGAACGGCGTCGTGTCAACGCGTTCGGTGGAGGATGTGTTCGGAGCGGCTGCAGCTAGATCGTTGGTCTACACGCCACTGTCAACAACCTCGAGCGGCGGTTACTTAATCAACGTGAAATCGATCAGAGTCAACGGGTTCATGCTCGCCGTGAACGGCACGTTATCCGCAGAGCTAAGCACGTTGGTCCCTTACACGACGATGGAGAGCTCGCTCTACGCGGTTTTCGCGGATGCTTACGTTAAAGCTGCTGCGAGCAACGCTAAATCGGTGGCTCCCGTGGCACCGTTTGGTCTCTGCTTCACGAGCACGTCTTCTTCGGATTTTCCGGCGGTTGATCTGGCGTTGCAGAGCGAGATGGTGAGGTGGAGGATTCAGGGGGAGAATCTGCTGGTGGATGTTGGTGGTGGGGTCCAATGCTTGGGAATTGTAGACGGCGGGTCGAACCGGGTCAGTCCGATTACAATGGGTGGGTTGCAGTTAGAAGGCTTTGTGTTGGACTTTGATTTGGGTAACTCGGTGATGGGGTTTGGAGAAAGGACACGCTCTAGTTTAGATTCCTTCCGACAAGAAGCTTTGTAG